ATTTTTAATCAATTTTTTTAATCAATAATTGATTTAATGAGGTCACCGGCTCTTACTAGTCCAACCAGTTCTCCTTCTACATCAATAACTGGCATCTGTTCAATATTCCGTTGCCTCATTTTGTTGGCACAATCCTTGACTGGAGTCTTCGTGGTAACTATGGCCAGGTCACTGGTAGCCACGTCCCGTACTTCCTTATCAGAGAACTGTAAATGGTTTTTAAAAACATAAAGTACGTTTGTACTATCCCATGACCATTTATCCCCTTCGGTACCCACAGAAGTGTTGTGTACAGTTTGTTCTGATACCACTTCACTTTCTTCCAGGAAATCGGTTTCAGTTAATATTCCTGAAGGTTTTCCTTCGTTGTTAAGGGCCAGGAGTACCTTAAGGTTGAAGTAGCGCATTATGGAGAATGCAACATTCAGGGGAGTTCTCTCCCATGTGGTGGGTACATTAAGAAGTATATAGTTTTCAGCAGGGTCGTTAAGATCCATTTTCCACAGTGCCTTGTTAATAAGGTCTGATGCGGTGACTAAACCTACTAACTCTTCATTGTCCACTACTGGAACTCTTCTAATATTGTTTTCAACCATTTTTTTGGCTGCGTCTCTTATATCATCATCAGGAGCCACAGTTATCATTTCCCGGGTCATTATCAGGGCAATTTGCTCTTCATCGGGGTTTTCCACCAGATCAGTTCTGGTGAGTATGCCTACCAATGTTTTTGTACCCTTTTTTACTATGGGTAAACCTGATACATTGTTTTCTCGCATGATTTCCAGTGCATTGGCACGATTCCCGGGTACTTGAATGTAGTGTATTTCCT
Above is a genomic segment from Methanobacterium sp. containing:
- a CDS encoding CBS domain-containing protein → MQIKDIMSEEIHYIQVPGNRANALEIMRENNVSGLPIVKKGTKTLVGILTRTDLVENPDEEQIALIMTREMITVAPDDDIRDAAKKMVENNIRRVPVVDNEELVGLVTASDLINKALWKMDLNDPAENYILLNVPTTWERTPLNVAFSIMRYFNLKVLLALNNEGKPSGILTETDFLEESEVVSEQTVHNTSVGTEGDKWSWDSTNVLYVFKNHLQFSDKEVRDVATSDLAIVTTKTPVKDCANKMRQRNIEQMPVIDVEGELVGLVRAGDLIKSIID